A stretch of the Effusibacillus pohliae DSM 22757 genome encodes the following:
- a CDS encoding IclR family transcriptional regulator, whose translation MQSQNKQHKNKTVIKSMELLNLFLANDRLTLHEMAELSNLPKTSVHRMVGSLEEMGFLTRDQAGKYTLGLKFLQFGQLVAERLDIRHVALPVMRRLRDEVAEAVNLIVRDGNEAIYIEKVDTHQPVRVYTAIGRRAPLYAGACPRILLAFLPDAERERYLNQIELKPIGAGTITDRESLRSVLEESRKTGFSVSHSELENDSSAVAAPIFDHRGRVAAGLSIAGPTTRFQPEHLPALTKKVMGAAHEISRKLGWTGTGQTF comes from the coding sequence ATGCAGTCCCAAAACAAACAGCACAAAAACAAAACGGTCATTAAATCGATGGAACTCCTCAACCTGTTCCTCGCCAATGACCGGTTAACCCTGCACGAAATGGCGGAATTGTCGAATCTCCCAAAAACCTCCGTCCACCGGATGGTCGGTTCACTTGAAGAGATGGGCTTTCTGACGAGGGACCAGGCGGGAAAATACACACTCGGGCTGAAGTTTCTGCAATTTGGCCAGTTGGTGGCTGAGCGGCTGGACATCCGGCATGTCGCACTGCCGGTGATGCGGCGGTTGCGGGACGAGGTGGCCGAGGCTGTCAACTTGATCGTACGGGACGGCAACGAAGCGATTTATATCGAAAAAGTGGACACCCACCAGCCCGTACGAGTGTATACCGCGATCGGCCGGAGAGCTCCGTTGTATGCGGGGGCCTGCCCGCGGATTTTGCTCGCTTTTCTGCCCGATGCGGAGCGGGAACGATACCTCAATCAGATTGAACTGAAACCGATCGGAGCGGGAACGATCACCGATCGGGAGTCGCTGCGATCCGTTTTGGAGGAATCGCGGAAAACCGGATTTTCGGTCAGTCACTCCGAACTGGAAAACGATTCGTCCGCCGTGGCGGCGCCGATTTTTGATCACCGCGGCCGGGTGGCGGCTGGCCTTAGCATCGCCGGTCCGACCACCCGCTTTCAACCAGAACATTTGCCCGCTCTGACCAAAAAAGTGATGGGGGCGGCGCATGAAATCTCGCGCAAATTGGGCTGGACAGGCACAGGCCAGACGTTCTGA
- the deoC gene encoding deoxyribose-phosphate aldolase, translating into MKQQIEEIRSKLESVIGPIQSETGEFVPLPPEKLASAIDHTLLKPDATPDQVKQLCREAKQFQFASVCVNPVYVPLAADELTGSGVKVCTVIGFPLGATGSPVKAFETENAIANGATEVDMVIPVGLLKAGDYRAVLEDIRAVVRAANGQALVKVIIETSLLTEKEKIAACLLAKQAGADYVKTSTGFSSGGATKEDIALMRAAVGPRMGVKASGGIRTREAALAMLAAGATRIGASASVAIVQGNRSAGAGY; encoded by the coding sequence ATGAAGCAACAGATTGAGGAAATTCGCAGCAAGCTGGAATCGGTTATCGGGCCGATCCAATCGGAAACAGGAGAATTTGTTCCGCTTCCGCCAGAAAAATTGGCCTCTGCAATCGACCATACCTTGTTGAAACCGGATGCAACCCCGGATCAGGTGAAGCAGCTCTGCCGGGAGGCAAAACAATTCCAGTTTGCGTCCGTCTGCGTAAATCCGGTGTATGTGCCGCTTGCGGCTGACGAACTGACCGGAAGCGGGGTGAAAGTGTGCACGGTGATCGGTTTTCCGCTGGGAGCGACCGGATCGCCCGTGAAAGCGTTTGAAACGGAAAATGCGATCGCAAACGGCGCCACCGAAGTGGATATGGTGATTCCGGTAGGCCTGCTGAAAGCGGGCGATTACCGGGCCGTCCTGGAAGACATCCGGGCGGTTGTCCGGGCGGCAAACGGACAAGCACTGGTGAAAGTGATTATTGAGACCAGCCTCTTGACAGAGAAAGAGAAGATTGCCGCATGCTTGCTGGCGAAGCAGGCGGGCGCCGATTATGTGAAAACTTCGACCGGGTTCAGCAGCGGCGGGGCAACCAAAGAGGATATTGCACTGATGCGGGCGGCAGTCGGACCGCGGATGGGAGTCAAAGCATCCGGCGGCATCCGGACGCGGGAAGCTGCATTGGCCATGTTGGCAGCCGGCGCCACCCGCATCGGAGCCAGCGCGTCGGTTGCGATCGTGCAAGGAAACCGGTCGGCCGGCGCGGGCTATTGA
- a CDS encoding NUDIX hydrolase, which produces MKEYSAGGVVYREIDGRIELLLIHDRFGKMTLPKGHLEEGETQKQAALREVAEETGIQAKIVGDPLGVISFDFDVPGKGTVTKEVTYYLMQAVSGETKAQEEEIRDVFWFPVDEALQVHAERGYENNNVILERAIKRLEGDVS; this is translated from the coding sequence ATGAAAGAGTATTCGGCAGGAGGAGTGGTTTATCGGGAAATCGACGGCCGGATCGAGCTGCTCCTAATCCATGACCGGTTTGGAAAAATGACTTTGCCCAAGGGCCATTTGGAAGAAGGGGAGACGCAAAAACAGGCGGCCCTGCGGGAAGTGGCGGAAGAAACAGGGATTCAGGCGAAAATTGTCGGCGATCCGCTCGGCGTGATTTCGTTTGATTTTGATGTGCCGGGTAAAGGAACCGTTACGAAAGAGGTCACCTATTACCTGATGCAAGCCGTTTCCGGCGAAACCAAAGCGCAGGAGGAAGAGATCCGAGACGTGTTCTGGTTTCCCGTTGACGAGGCCCTGCAAGTTCATGCGGAACGGGGATACGAAAACAATAACGTGATTCTGGAACGGGCGATCAAAAGGCTGGAGGGAGACGTGTCATGA
- the mtaB gene encoding tRNA (N(6)-L-threonylcarbamoyladenosine(37)-C(2))-methylthiotransferase MtaB — protein sequence MSTVAFHTLGCKVNSYDTEAIWQLFKRRGYTQVDFHDIADVYVINTCTVTDTGDKKSRQMIRRAIRRNEHATVVVTGCYAQMAPDEILAIPGVDLVIGTQHREQIVDLVEKVQEEKKPLKFVSSVRSQREFEELDVPEFQGHTRAFLKIQEGCNNFCTFCIIPYSRGFIRSRKPENVIKQAEKLVAAGYREIVLSGIHTGGYGDDLDGYTLADLLVDLEKVEGLRRIRISSIEASEIDGKMLEVLTRSEKVCRHLHIPLQSGSNYVLDRMNRKYTVEEFAAKLVELRKALPDLAITSDVIVGFPGETDDHFAETYNFVKDQRFADLHVFPYSKRKGTPAAKYKDQVPEAVKEARVAKLIELANRLQVEYSARYVGQVLEVIPEEINAEGMLEGYSDNYIKIAFRGHPDMLGQIVSVRLDEAKADVSQGTFVEQVTFQPAAATESVPTGLIPLDMVQA from the coding sequence ATGTCAACAGTGGCATTTCACACGCTGGGCTGCAAGGTGAATTCGTACGACACGGAAGCGATCTGGCAGCTGTTCAAGCGGCGCGGGTACACGCAGGTCGATTTTCACGACATCGCCGACGTGTACGTGATCAATACGTGCACCGTGACCGATACGGGCGACAAAAAATCGCGGCAGATGATCCGCCGCGCGATCCGCCGCAACGAACACGCGACGGTGGTCGTCACCGGCTGCTATGCGCAAATGGCGCCCGATGAGATTTTGGCGATTCCCGGTGTCGATTTGGTGATCGGAACACAACACCGGGAGCAGATCGTCGACCTGGTCGAGAAAGTGCAGGAAGAAAAGAAACCGCTCAAATTCGTGTCTTCCGTCCGCTCGCAGCGGGAATTTGAAGAGCTGGACGTGCCGGAGTTCCAGGGGCACACTCGCGCATTTCTGAAAATCCAGGAAGGCTGCAATAACTTCTGCACGTTCTGCATCATTCCGTACTCGCGCGGATTTATCCGCAGCCGGAAGCCGGAGAACGTGATCAAACAAGCGGAAAAACTGGTGGCAGCGGGCTATCGCGAAATCGTCCTGTCCGGCATACACACCGGCGGTTACGGGGATGACCTGGACGGCTACACACTGGCCGATTTGCTGGTCGACCTTGAGAAAGTGGAGGGCCTGCGCCGGATTCGGATTTCTTCGATCGAAGCGAGCGAAATCGACGGCAAAATGCTGGAAGTCCTCACCCGTTCGGAAAAAGTCTGCCGCCATCTGCACATTCCGCTGCAGTCCGGTTCCAACTATGTGCTCGACCGGATGAACCGGAAATACACGGTCGAGGAGTTTGCCGCGAAACTGGTGGAACTGCGGAAAGCGCTGCCGGATCTGGCGATCACCAGCGACGTGATCGTCGGCTTCCCGGGCGAAACGGACGACCATTTTGCAGAAACGTACAACTTCGTCAAGGATCAGCGGTTTGCCGACCTGCACGTCTTCCCGTATTCGAAGCGGAAAGGGACGCCGGCTGCCAAATACAAAGACCAGGTGCCGGAAGCGGTAAAGGAAGCCCGCGTCGCGAAATTGATCGAGCTGGCCAACCGGCTGCAGGTCGAGTATTCGGCGAGGTATGTCGGGCAGGTTCTGGAAGTGATTCCGGAAGAGATCAATGCGGAAGGGATGCTCGAAGGCTATTCGGACAACTATATCAAAATCGCATTCCGCGGACACCCGGACATGCTCGGACAAATCGTGTCCGTGCGGCTGGACGAGGCGAAAGCGGACGTTTCGCAGGGGACCTTTGTCGAACAAGTGACGTTTCAGCCTGCCGCGGCGACGGAAAGCGTGCCGACCGGTCTGATTCCGCTGGACATGGTGCAAGCGTAA
- a CDS encoding 16S rRNA (uracil(1498)-N(3))-methyltransferase has protein sequence MQRYFVSPEAIEAGQVRITGDDVKHITRVLRLQPGAEVICADGLGRSYRVRLTEFASGQVVGEIVETLAEKVEPEVKLTLVQGLPKSDKMDLIVQKGTELGIACFVPVETERTIVQYDAKKESKRRERWQRIAKEAAEQAHRLVIPHIADVVSLRQWLAEQAASHDLILLAYEGQSGVGLRSALNTFTAGGASEQQDVDDRRVIGGDTPRLPRSVALLIGPEGGFAPQEVALAEEHGARIITLGPRILRTETAGLVAAAIILYHFGQMGG, from the coding sequence ATGCAGCGATATTTTGTTTCGCCGGAAGCGATCGAAGCCGGGCAGGTGCGGATCACGGGCGACGATGTGAAACATATCACGCGCGTGTTGCGGCTGCAGCCTGGCGCAGAGGTGATTTGCGCCGATGGTTTGGGCCGGTCGTATCGCGTGCGATTGACCGAATTCGCTTCCGGCCAGGTGGTCGGTGAGATCGTCGAAACGCTCGCCGAAAAAGTGGAACCGGAGGTAAAACTTACGCTGGTCCAGGGACTGCCGAAAAGTGATAAAATGGATCTGATTGTGCAAAAAGGGACGGAACTGGGCATCGCCTGTTTTGTGCCAGTCGAAACGGAACGCACAATCGTTCAGTATGATGCAAAAAAAGAGAGCAAGCGCCGCGAACGCTGGCAGCGGATTGCCAAAGAAGCAGCGGAACAGGCGCATCGCCTTGTGATTCCGCACATCGCGGACGTGGTTTCCCTGCGGCAGTGGCTGGCCGAACAGGCTGCTTCGCACGATCTGATTTTGCTGGCGTACGAAGGGCAGTCCGGCGTTGGTTTGCGGTCGGCGCTGAACACGTTTACAGCTGGCGGTGCATCCGAACAGCAGGACGTCGATGACCGGCGAGTGATCGGCGGCGACACCCCCCGATTGCCCCGGTCGGTCGCGCTTCTGATCGGGCCGGAGGGCGGCTTTGCGCCGCAGGAAGTTGCGCTTGCGGAAGAACACGGGGCCCGCATTATCACATTGGGCCCTCGCATATTACGGACTGAAACCGCGGGGCTGGTGGCTGCCGCGATCATTTTATACCATTTTGGACAGATGGGAGGGTGA
- the prmA gene encoding 50S ribosomal protein L11 methyltransferase yields MKWTEVTVWTSHEASEAVSELLTRLGAAGVAIEDRNDLDVVRNNPYGNWYEVTDDLVPAEGARVSAYFPELVDVASLVNKIKQELAAFTGYGLDPGRGEVATREVDEEDWANAWKQFFKPVRVTDRLTIKPTWEPYEAAPGEIIIELDPGMAFGTGTHPTTVLCLRMLEKWLPANARVVDVGTGTAILSIACAKLGAEQVLALDLDPVAVKVARENVAQNHVDDRVAVRANDLLRGIDGPFSLVVANILADIVVRMIPDACRVLEPGGLFIASGIIQEKADWVRGQMEQQGFAVREMLTEQDWTVLVAEKTPLGGKNGL; encoded by the coding sequence GTGAAGTGGACGGAAGTGACAGTTTGGACCAGTCACGAGGCGAGCGAAGCGGTGTCGGAACTGCTGACGCGGCTTGGCGCCGCCGGCGTGGCGATTGAAGACCGCAATGATCTGGACGTGGTTCGCAACAATCCTTATGGAAACTGGTATGAAGTGACGGATGATCTGGTTCCGGCGGAGGGTGCCCGCGTGTCTGCGTACTTCCCGGAACTGGTCGATGTCGCTTCTTTGGTCAATAAAATCAAACAGGAGCTGGCTGCCTTCACCGGGTATGGGCTTGATCCCGGGCGCGGTGAAGTCGCGACCCGCGAAGTGGACGAAGAAGACTGGGCCAACGCGTGGAAACAATTTTTCAAACCGGTGCGGGTGACTGACCGGCTGACGATTAAACCCACGTGGGAGCCGTATGAGGCCGCTCCCGGAGAAATCATCATCGAGCTTGATCCCGGCATGGCATTTGGCACCGGCACCCATCCGACCACCGTTTTGTGCCTGCGGATGCTGGAAAAATGGCTCCCTGCCAACGCGCGCGTGGTGGATGTCGGAACCGGCACCGCGATTCTCTCGATCGCTTGTGCAAAATTGGGCGCCGAGCAGGTGCTGGCGCTCGATTTGGACCCGGTCGCCGTCAAGGTGGCGCGGGAAAATGTGGCGCAGAACCATGTCGACGACCGTGTGGCCGTGCGGGCAAACGATTTGCTGCGGGGGATCGACGGTCCATTTTCTCTCGTGGTCGCGAACATTCTGGCGGACATCGTGGTCCGCATGATCCCGGACGCCTGCAGGGTGCTCGAGCCGGGCGGGCTGTTCATCGCGTCCGGCATTATCCAGGAAAAAGCGGACTGGGTGCGCGGGCAGATGGAACAACAAGGGTTTGCCGTCAGGGAAATGCTCACCGAGCAGGATTGGACCGTGCTGGTGGCGGAAAAAACGCCCCTTGGCGGGAAAAACGGCCTGTAG